The Meleagris gallopavo isolate NT-WF06-2002-E0010 breed Aviagen turkey brand Nicholas breeding stock chromosome 10, Turkey_5.1, whole genome shotgun sequence genome contains a region encoding:
- the LOC100541211 gene encoding leucine-rich repeat-containing protein 40 has protein sequence ADERSPAVPQGLIRAARKSGQLNLAGRGLGEVPQHVWRINLDTPEEAHQNLSFGAADRWWEQTDLTKLILASNQLQCLSEDVRLLPALSVLDVHDNQLTSLPSALGQLENLQKLDVSHNKLKSIPEELLQLSHLKSLLLQHNELSHLPDGFGQLVSLEELDLSNNHLTDIPTSFALLINLVRLNLACNQLKNLPADISAMKSLKQLDCTKNYLETVPSELASMASLEQLYLRKNKLRSLPELPSCKLLKELHAGENQIEILNAENLKHLNSLSVLELRDNKIKSVPDEITLLQKLERLDLANNDISRLPYTLGNLSQLKFLALEGNPLRAIRRDLLQKLSLAEPRVFLALAVVIMLQFTEHLELLQPSLQL, from the exons GCGGACGAGCGGAGCCCCGCCGTGCCGCAGGGATTGATCCGGGCCGCCCGGAAGAGCGGGCAGCTCAACCTGGCGGGTCGCGGCCTCGGCGAGG TGCCCCAGCACGTGTGGCGGATCAACCTGGACACCCCCGAGGAAGCCCACCAGAACCTCTCCTTCGGTGCTGCGGACCGCTGGTGGGAGCAGACGGACCTGACCAAGCTGATCCTGGCCTCCAACCAGCTGCAGTGCCTGTCTGAGGATGTCAGGCTGCTGCCCGCGCTCAGCGTTCTTGAT gtACATGATAATCAGCTGACAtctctgccttctgctttaGGACAATTAGAAAATCTTCAGAAACTTGATGTCAG CCACAACAAACTGAAAAGCATCCCAGAAGAACTGCTGCAGTTGTCACATTTGAAGAGCCTTCTTCTTCAACACAACGAGCTGAGCCACCTGCCAGATGGATTTGGGCAGCTCGTCAGTTTAGAAGAATTG GATCTGTCCAACAATCATCTTACAGACATTCCAACAAGTTTTGCTTTGCTCATTAACTTGGTGCGACTCAATTTGGCTTGTAATCAACTCAAAAACCTGCCTGCAGATATCAGTGCAATGAAAA GCCTAAAACAACTGGATTGTACAAAAAACTACCTGGAAACTGTACCTTCTGAACTGGCAAGTATGGCATCTTTGGAGCAGCTGtatctgaggaaaaataaactgcGTTCCTTGCCAGAACTTCCTTCGTGCAAATTACTGAAG GAATTACATGCTGGTGAAAATCAGATTGAAATACTAAATGCAGAAAATCTTAAGCACCTGAATTCCCTGTCTGTGTTGGAACTTCGAGACAACAAGATAAAATCAGTTCCTGATGAAATCACTCTACTCCAGAAGTTGGAGCGACTTGACCTTGCCAACAATGATATCAGTAG attGCCTTACACGCTGGGGAACCTTTCTCAGTTGAAATTCCTGGCATTAGAAGGAAATCCTTTGAGAGCCATTCGAAGAGACCTTCTGCAA